Proteins encoded within one genomic window of Pigmentiphaga sp. H8:
- the uvrA gene encoding excinuclease ABC subunit UvrA, with product MDVIRIRGARTHNLKNVSLELPRHQLVVITGLSGSGKSSLAFDTLYAEGQRRYVESLSAYARQFLQLMDKPEVDLIEGLSPAISIEQKAASHNPRSTVGTVTEIHDYLRLLFARVGTPYCPDHQLPLQAQSVSQMVDITLALPAESRLAILAPLVRDRKGSFEDELASLQAQGFVRVRVDGEVLDIDSVPPLKKTEKHSIDVVIDRLRVRPDAQQRLAESFETAIGLAEGRAIVLEMDAGTDDREREHLFSSRYACPVCGHSLPELEPRLFSFNNPIGACPSCDGIGHMGFFDPKRVVAFPELSLAGGAIRGWDRRNPFYHQLLTSLAAFYDFDVDTPFEELSEDTQQRVLYGSGEQEIAFTYVNEKGRTTVRSHPFEGVIPNLERRWKETDSATVREELGKYRNVRTCPDCGGSRLRAEARNVRVGEDDQGRAIYQLEALPLSDCLHWFEQLALTGAKREIADRIVREIAARLTFLNNVGLSYLSLDRSADTISGGEAQRIRLASQIGSGLTGVMYVLDEPSIGLHQRDNDRLIGTLRHLRNLGNSVIVVEHDEDMIREADWVVDMGPGAGEHGGEVVAQGSPADIVADPQSLTGQYLSGQKSIAIPARRPVAGQDELPWLELKGCSGNNLKGVDLRIPAGRLVCITGVSGSGKSTLINDTLVNVVSRHLYNSQTEPAPYEAIEGLEHFDKIISVDQSPIGRTPRSNPATYTGLFTPIRELFAGVPEARARGYDPGRFSFNVKGGRCEACQGDGVVKVEMHFLPDIYVPCDVCHGSRYNRETLEIRYRGRNISEVLDLTVEQALEYFEAVPAIARRLQTLIDVGLGYIRLGQSATTLSGGEAQRVKLSQELSKRGTGRTLYILDEPTTGLHFHDISLLLEVIGHLVDAGNTVVVIEHNLDVIKTADWIIDMGPEGGGGGGSIVAQGTPEEIAQAPGSHTGSYLKKFLAAGASSAPPRAARAPRRKAG from the coding sequence ATGGATGTCATCCGCATCAGGGGTGCGCGCACCCACAATCTGAAGAACGTCTCGCTGGAATTGCCCCGCCACCAGCTTGTCGTGATCACAGGGTTATCCGGGTCGGGCAAATCTTCCCTGGCGTTCGACACCCTGTACGCGGAAGGCCAGCGGCGCTATGTGGAAAGCCTGTCCGCCTACGCCCGCCAGTTCCTGCAATTGATGGACAAGCCCGAGGTCGACCTGATCGAGGGCCTGTCGCCGGCCATCTCCATCGAACAGAAGGCCGCCAGCCACAATCCGCGATCGACCGTGGGCACGGTCACGGAAATCCATGACTACCTGCGTCTGCTGTTCGCCCGGGTGGGCACGCCCTACTGCCCCGACCACCAGTTGCCGTTGCAGGCGCAAAGCGTCAGCCAGATGGTGGACATCACGCTGGCCCTGCCGGCCGAGAGCCGGCTGGCGATCCTGGCGCCGCTGGTGCGCGACCGCAAGGGCAGCTTCGAGGACGAACTGGCCAGCCTGCAGGCCCAGGGTTTCGTGCGGGTGCGCGTGGACGGCGAGGTGCTGGACATCGACAGCGTCCCGCCGCTGAAGAAGACAGAGAAACACAGCATAGACGTGGTGATCGACCGCCTGCGCGTGCGGCCCGATGCCCAGCAGCGGCTGGCCGAGAGCTTCGAGACGGCCATCGGCCTGGCCGAGGGGCGGGCCATCGTGCTGGAAATGGATGCCGGCACCGACGACCGCGAACGCGAGCATCTGTTCTCCAGCCGCTACGCCTGCCCGGTGTGCGGGCACAGCCTGCCGGAACTCGAGCCGCGCCTGTTCAGCTTCAATAATCCCATCGGTGCCTGCCCGAGCTGCGACGGCATCGGCCACATGGGTTTCTTCGATCCGAAGCGGGTGGTGGCGTTTCCCGAGTTGAGCCTGGCGGGCGGCGCGATCCGCGGCTGGGACCGGCGCAACCCCTTCTACCACCAGTTGCTGACCAGCCTCGCGGCCTTCTACGACTTCGACGTCGACACGCCGTTCGAGGAACTGTCCGAGGACACCCAGCAGCGCGTGCTGTACGGCTCGGGCGAGCAGGAAATCGCCTTCACCTACGTCAACGAGAAGGGCCGCACGACCGTCCGCTCGCATCCCTTCGAGGGCGTGATCCCCAACCTCGAACGGCGCTGGAAGGAAACCGACTCGGCCACCGTGCGCGAGGAACTCGGCAAGTACCGGAACGTGCGGACCTGTCCCGACTGCGGCGGCTCGCGGCTGCGCGCCGAAGCCCGCAACGTCCGCGTGGGCGAGGACGACCAGGGGCGCGCGATCTATCAGCTGGAGGCCCTGCCGCTGTCCGACTGCCTGCACTGGTTCGAGCAGCTGGCGCTGACCGGCGCCAAGCGCGAGATCGCCGACCGCATCGTGCGCGAGATCGCGGCCCGCCTGACCTTCCTGAACAACGTCGGGCTGAGCTACCTGTCGCTGGATCGCAGCGCCGACACCATCTCGGGCGGCGAGGCCCAGCGCATCCGCCTGGCCAGCCAGATCGGCTCGGGCCTGACCGGGGTGATGTACGTGCTGGACGAGCCCTCCATCGGCCTGCACCAGCGCGACAACGACCGGCTGATCGGCACCCTGCGGCACCTGCGCAATCTCGGCAACAGCGTGATCGTGGTCGAGCACGACGAGGACATGATCCGCGAGGCCGACTGGGTCGTGGACATGGGCCCCGGCGCCGGCGAACATGGCGGGGAAGTCGTGGCGCAGGGGTCGCCGGCCGACATCGTGGCCGACCCGCAGTCGCTGACCGGCCAGTACCTGAGCGGCCAGAAGTCCATCGCCATCCCGGCCCGCCGGCCGGTGGCGGGGCAGGACGAACTGCCGTGGCTGGAACTCAAGGGCTGTTCGGGCAACAACCTGAAAGGCGTGGACCTGCGCATCCCGGCGGGCCGCCTGGTCTGCATCACCGGAGTCTCGGGCTCGGGCAAGTCGACGCTGATCAACGACACGCTGGTCAACGTGGTCTCGCGCCACCTGTACAACAGCCAGACCGAGCCCGCGCCCTACGAGGCCATCGAGGGGCTGGAGCATTTCGACAAGATCATCAGCGTCGACCAGAGCCCGATCGGCCGCACGCCGCGCAGCAACCCGGCTACCTACACCGGCCTGTTCACCCCGATACGGGAATTGTTCGCGGGCGTGCCGGAAGCCCGGGCCCGGGGCTACGATCCCGGCCGCTTCAGCTTCAACGTCAAGGGCGGCCGCTGCGAGGCCTGCCAGGGCGACGGCGTGGTCAAGGTGGAAATGCATTTCCTGCCCGACATCTACGTCCCCTGCGACGTCTGCCACGGCAGCCGCTACAACCGCGAAACGCTGGAGATCCGCTACCGCGGCCGCAACATCAGCGAAGTGCTGGACCTGACGGTCGAACAGGCGCTGGAGTATTTCGAAGCCGTGCCGGCCATCGCCCGGCGGCTGCAGACGCTGATCGACGTGGGGCTGGGCTACATCCGGCTGGGGCAGAGCGCCACCACCCTGTCGGGCGGCGAAGCGCAGCGGGTCAAGCTGTCACAGGAACTGTCCAAGCGCGGCACCGGGCGCACGCTGTATATCCTGGACGAACCGACCACCGGCCTGCATTTCCATGACATCTCGCTGCTGCTGGAAGTGATCGGGCACCTGGTGGACGCCGGCAACACGGTGGTCGTGATCGAGCACAACCTGGACGTCATCAAGACCGCGGACTGGATCATCGACATGGGGCCGGAGGGGGGCGGCGGGGGCGGCAGCATCGTGGCCCAGGGCACGCCCGAGGAAATCGCGCAGGCGCCCGGCAGCCATACCGGCAGCTATCTGAAGAAATTCCTGGCTGCCGGCGCTTCGTCGGCGCCCCCCAGGGCGGCGCGCGCGCCCAGGCGCAAGGCCGGCTGA
- a CDS encoding MFS transporter codes for MTPFERRASLSLAALFMCRMLGLFLLLPVFAVAAKALPGGNDPARVGLALGMYGLTQAFMQIPFGLASDRWGRRPVVVMGLVLFVVGSVVCATTDDLFWITIGRAIQGSGAISAAVTAWLADATRDEVRTKAMAMIGASIGLTFAVSLVLAPVVVGWGGLTGLFWTIAALGVAALGVAAWVVPAAPPAPRGEPVSMSSVLSHPDLLRLNLGVFTLHLIQVALFVVVPAALARTGGLDAATLWKVYLPVVLASFVVMVPVIGVTERYATHRKTLLGAVAGLVLVCMFLPWAQDRYGWLVGAMIAFFSVFNILEAMQPSLVSRVAPPSLKGLALGFYNTSQAIGLFAGGALGGWLLSHLGPAAVFQSAAGLAVIWLLAAWGMKPLPARRAAQPERVSHPAS; via the coding sequence ATGACCCCTTTCGAGCGCCGCGCGAGCTTGTCGCTGGCGGCGCTTTTCATGTGCCGGATGCTGGGGTTGTTCCTGCTGCTGCCGGTGTTCGCGGTGGCGGCCAAGGCCTTGCCGGGGGGGAACGATCCGGCGCGGGTGGGGTTGGCGCTGGGCATGTACGGGTTGACCCAGGCGTTCATGCAGATTCCGTTCGGGCTGGCCTCGGACCGCTGGGGCCGGCGGCCGGTGGTGGTGATGGGGCTGGTGCTGTTCGTCGTCGGCAGCGTGGTCTGCGCCACGACCGACGACCTGTTCTGGATCACGATCGGCCGGGCCATCCAGGGCTCGGGCGCGATTTCGGCGGCGGTGACGGCGTGGCTGGCCGACGCCACGCGCGACGAGGTGCGGACCAAGGCCATGGCCATGATAGGCGCTTCGATCGGGCTGACCTTCGCGGTGTCGCTGGTACTGGCCCCGGTGGTGGTGGGCTGGGGCGGGCTGACCGGCCTGTTCTGGACCATCGCCGCGCTGGGCGTGGCTGCGCTGGGCGTGGCCGCCTGGGTGGTTCCGGCCGCGCCGCCGGCGCCGCGGGGCGAACCGGTATCCATGTCCAGCGTGCTGTCGCACCCCGACCTGCTGCGGCTGAACCTGGGGGTCTTCACCCTGCACCTGATCCAGGTCGCGCTGTTCGTGGTGGTGCCGGCCGCGCTGGCGCGCACCGGCGGCCTGGACGCGGCCACGCTGTGGAAGGTCTACCTGCCGGTGGTGCTGGCCTCGTTCGTCGTGATGGTGCCGGTGATCGGCGTCACCGAGCGCTACGCCACCCACCGCAAGACCCTGCTGGGGGCCGTTGCCGGACTCGTGCTGGTGTGCATGTTCCTGCCGTGGGCGCAGGACCGCTATGGCTGGCTGGTCGGCGCCATGATCGCCTTCTTCTCGGTGTTCAACATCCTCGAGGCCATGCAGCCTTCGCTGGTGTCCCGCGTGGCGCCGCCGTCGCTGAAGGGGCTGGCCCTGGGTTTCTATAATACGAGCCAGGCCATCGGGCTTTTCGCCGGCGGGGCGCTGGGCGGCTGGCTGCTCTCCCACCTGGGGCCCGCGGCGGTATTCCAGTCTGCGGCGGGGCTGGCGGTAATATGGCTGCTGGCGGCCTGGGGGATGAAGCCCCTGCCCGCCAGGCGGGCCGCGCAGCCGGAGCGGGTGTCCCACCCCGCCTCCTGA
- a CDS encoding HAD family hydrolase, with translation MAIPLPPHPAEALILARVPQDVRERVARLRLMIFDVDGVLTDGRLYYGEHGETIKRFHALDGFGLRMLHESGIEVVFMTGRDSPTVSRRAAELGISEVQQGVRDKSAAVTALAQRCNVELDDVGFMGDDIIDLAAMQRVGFAASVAEAPTYVAQAAHWVATRPAGDGAARECCDLILAAQGRLGGYITSRTLTTITAGSSAQ, from the coding sequence ATGGCGATTCCTCTTCCTCCCCATCCGGCCGAAGCCCTGATCCTGGCCCGCGTGCCGCAAGACGTGCGCGAACGCGTCGCCCGCCTGCGGCTGATGATTTTCGACGTCGACGGCGTCCTGACCGACGGCCGCCTGTACTACGGCGAGCACGGCGAGACCATTAAGCGCTTCCATGCACTGGACGGCTTCGGGCTGCGCATGCTGCACGAAAGCGGCATCGAGGTCGTGTTCATGACCGGACGCGACTCGCCCACCGTGTCGCGGCGCGCCGCCGAGCTGGGCATCTCCGAGGTCCAGCAGGGCGTGCGCGACAAGAGCGCGGCCGTGACCGCGCTGGCGCAGCGCTGCAACGTCGAGCTGGACGACGTGGGATTCATGGGCGACGACATCATCGACCTGGCCGCCATGCAGCGCGTGGGCTTCGCCGCCAGCGTGGCCGAAGCGCCGACCTACGTCGCCCAGGCCGCCCACTGGGTGGCCACCCGTCCCGCGGGCGACGGCGCGGCGCGCGAATGCTGCGACCTGATCCTGGCCGCGCAGGGCCGGCTGGGCGGCTACATCACCAGCCGCACCCTCACGACCATCACCGCCGGATCCTCTGCCCAATGA
- the lptC gene encoding LPS export ABC transporter periplasmic protein LptC, with protein MKDRLASGVSIALLAALVAGTWWAADYAKRAVKEDPPRRLTHEIDSFVEQFVMVRSDEQGMPTTRMEGDRLEHYPDDDSSEVTQFRAVSQRTERPTMTATSRHARMDQDGARVIMRGDVQLRRLPGQGRPELNIRSEEVTLLPDEDVAYTDLPATVVNGTTRIQGRGMRYDNVSRELKVNEQTRVQIVPGSTRPAAPPARQPYKG; from the coding sequence ATGAAAGACCGACTCGCCTCCGGGGTATCGATCGCGCTGCTGGCCGCCCTGGTGGCCGGCACGTGGTGGGCGGCCGACTACGCCAAGCGGGCGGTGAAGGAAGATCCGCCGCGCCGGCTGACCCACGAGATCGACTCCTTCGTCGAACAGTTCGTCATGGTCCGCAGCGACGAGCAGGGCATGCCCACGACGCGGATGGAAGGCGACCGGCTCGAGCACTACCCGGACGACGATTCGTCGGAAGTCACGCAGTTCCGCGCGGTCAGCCAGCGCACCGAGCGGCCGACCATGACGGCCACTTCCCGGCACGCGCGAATGGACCAGGACGGCGCGCGCGTGATCATGCGCGGCGACGTTCAGTTGCGGCGGCTGCCCGGGCAGGGGCGCCCCGAGCTGAACATACGCAGCGAGGAAGTCACCCTGCTGCCCGACGAGGACGTCGCCTACACGGACCTGCCCGCCACCGTGGTCAACGGCACCACGCGTATACAGGGACGCGGCATGCGCTATGACAACGTCTCGCGCGAATTGAAGGTCAACGAGCAGACACGGGTGCAGATCGTGCCGGGCAGCACGCGGCCGGCCGCGCCCCCGGCCCGACAGCCATACAAAGGATAA
- the lptA gene encoding lipopolysaccharide transport periplasmic protein LptA: protein MPHHRFSRYAAQAVLALAALACGAQALAAAADRNQPTTVDADSLRYDDLKQTSIFTGNVVLTRGSLILRADRLDLREDAEGYQFGVATANSGKLVNVRQRREGTDEYVEGVAERVEYDGRGELIHFISKAVVKRLACEQMVDEVRGQRVTYNQRTDTYTATGGPQAPTPNQRVRTIIQPRGQTAAGAPAAGCGAPASGKAAQ from the coding sequence GTGCCACATCATCGATTCTCCCGATACGCCGCCCAGGCCGTGCTCGCCCTGGCCGCCCTCGCCTGCGGCGCCCAGGCGCTCGCGGCCGCCGCCGACCGCAACCAGCCGACGACGGTGGATGCCGATTCGCTGCGCTACGACGACCTGAAGCAGACCAGCATCTTCACCGGCAACGTCGTGCTGACCAGGGGTTCGCTGATCCTGCGCGCCGACAGGCTCGACCTGCGCGAAGACGCCGAGGGCTATCAGTTCGGCGTCGCCACCGCCAACAGCGGCAAGCTCGTCAACGTGCGCCAGCGGCGCGAGGGCACCGACGAATACGTCGAGGGCGTGGCCGAGCGCGTCGAATACGACGGACGCGGCGAGCTGATCCATTTCATCTCGAAGGCGGTGGTCAAGCGGCTGGCCTGCGAACAGATGGTCGACGAAGTGCGCGGTCAGCGCGTGACCTACAACCAGCGCACCGACACCTATACCGCCACCGGCGGGCCGCAGGCCCCCACGCCCAACCAGCGCGTGCGCACCATCATCCAGCCGCGCGGCCAGACGGCCGCCGGCGCGC
- a CDS encoding SIS domain-containing protein: MNTSDNGTSNVYVPGASGPVDVIDSARSTLAVEIEALKALSGRLDRTFVRAVDILLACPGRVVVSGIGKSGHIARKVAATFASTGTPAFFVHAAEAVHGDLGMITANDVLVTISYSGTTAELLTIVPVVKRLGSPLIAITGNADSELAQLADVHLDASVPQEACPLNLAPTASTTTALALGDALAVACLEARGFGPEDFARSHPGGALGRRLLTHVSDVMRTGKDVPIVPITASVTEALVEITRKSMGMTVVVDGDRVAGIFTDGDLRRLIEREGDIRNLTVVAGMTRNPLHIGPDALATEAAARMDDNRKNQLLVLDATGRLVGALHTHDLMAAKVL, encoded by the coding sequence ATGAACACCTCAGACAACGGCACGTCCAACGTATACGTTCCCGGCGCCTCCGGCCCCGTCGACGTCATCGACTCGGCCCGCAGCACCCTGGCGGTGGAAATCGAGGCGCTCAAGGCCCTGTCCGGGCGCCTGGACCGCACGTTCGTGCGCGCGGTCGACATCCTGCTGGCCTGCCCCGGACGCGTGGTGGTCAGCGGCATCGGCAAGTCCGGACACATCGCCCGCAAGGTCGCCGCCACGTTCGCCTCGACCGGCACGCCCGCGTTCTTCGTCCACGCTGCCGAGGCCGTGCACGGCGACCTGGGCATGATCACCGCCAACGACGTGCTGGTCACGATCTCGTATTCGGGCACCACGGCCGAACTGCTTACCATCGTGCCCGTCGTCAAGCGCCTGGGATCGCCGCTGATCGCGATCACCGGCAACGCGGACTCCGAACTGGCCCAGCTTGCCGACGTGCACCTGGATGCCAGCGTGCCGCAGGAAGCCTGCCCGCTGAACCTCGCGCCCACCGCCAGCACCACCACCGCGCTGGCGCTGGGCGACGCGCTGGCGGTAGCCTGCCTCGAGGCGCGCGGCTTCGGCCCCGAGGACTTCGCCCGCTCGCATCCGGGCGGCGCCCTGGGCCGCCGCCTGCTGACCCACGTCAGCGACGTCATGCGCACCGGCAAGGACGTGCCCATCGTGCCGATCACGGCGTCGGTTACCGAAGCCCTGGTGGAGATCACCCGCAAAAGCATGGGCATGACCGTCGTGGTCGACGGCGACCGCGTGGCCGGCATCTTCACCGACGGCGACCTGCGCCGCCTGATCGAGCGCGAAGGCGACATCCGCAACCTGACCGTGGTTGCCGGCATGACGCGCAATCCCCTTCACATCGGCCCGGACGCCCTTGCCACCGAGGCGGCCGCGCGGATGGACGACAACCGCAAGAACCAGCTGCTGGTGCTCGATGCCACCGGCCGGCTGGTCGGCGCCCTTCATACCCACGACCTGATGGCAGCAAAGGTGCTCTGA
- a CDS encoding adenine phosphoribosyltransferase, whose product MFLDPNYIRDRIRTVPDWPEPGVQFRDITPLLQDPRSFRVLIELFVYRYMNQRLDLVAGIDARGFIVGSVIAHELNLGFVPVRKKGKLPYDTIAEHYALEYGSSTVEMHADAVRPGQRVVLVDDLVATGGTMLAGMKLLQRLGANVVEAAAVIDLPQLGGSKAIRDSGLNLYTVCEFDE is encoded by the coding sequence ATGTTCCTGGACCCGAACTACATCCGAGACCGCATACGCACGGTGCCCGACTGGCCCGAGCCCGGCGTGCAGTTCCGGGACATCACGCCGCTGCTGCAGGATCCCCGCAGCTTCCGCGTGCTGATCGAGCTGTTCGTCTACCGCTACATGAACCAGCGCCTGGACCTGGTGGCCGGCATCGACGCGCGGGGATTCATCGTGGGCAGCGTGATCGCGCACGAACTGAACCTCGGTTTCGTGCCCGTGCGCAAGAAAGGCAAGCTGCCCTACGACACCATCGCCGAGCACTATGCCCTGGAATACGGCAGCTCGACGGTGGAGATGCACGCCGACGCCGTGCGCCCGGGGCAGCGGGTGGTGCTGGTGGACGACCTGGTCGCCACCGGCGGCACCATGCTGGCCGGCATGAAGCTGCTGCAGCGGCTGGGCGCCAACGTGGTCGAGGCGGCCGCGGTCATCGACCTGCCCCAGTTGGGCGGGTCGAAGGCGATACGCGATTCGGGGCTGAATCTGTACACCGTCTGCGAATTCGACGAGTGA